The proteins below come from a single Drosophila kikkawai strain 14028-0561.14 chromosome 3R, DkikHiC1v2, whole genome shotgun sequence genomic window:
- the Atg8b gene encoding gamma-aminobutyric acid receptor-associated protein-like 1: MDMIFQYKKDHTFERRRNEGDKIRRKYPDRVPVIVEKAPKTRHPDLDKKKYLVPTDLTLGQFYFLIRKRINLKPDMALFFFVNNVIPPTSATMGALYLEHKDKDDFLYISYSDENVYGRQ; encoded by the coding sequence ATGGATATGATCTTTCAGTACAAGAAGGACCACACCTTCGAGAGGCGCCGCAACGAGGGCGACAAGATCCGGCGCAAATATCCGGACCGGGTGCCCGTTATCGTTGAGAAGGCGCCCAAGACCCGTCATCCAGACCTGGACAAGAAGAAGTATCTGGTGCCCACCGATCTGACTCTGGGCCAGTTCTACTTCCTAATACGCAAGCGGATCAATTTGAAGCCTGACATGGCTTTATTCTTCTTCGTGAACAACGTGATACCGCCAACATCGGCCACCATGGGAGCCCTTTACCTGGAGCACAAGGACAAGGACGACTTCCTCTATATCTCCTATTCCGATGAGAACGTCTACGGACGTCAATAG
- the LOC108085389 gene encoding UDP-glucosyltransferase 2-like, which produces MKTYLKTLASRGHQVTVINAFANTPTPNIRFIEIPKLIECHEEMKVNFSWDKILPKLVVITLEDDGVQELLKSGETFDLVLVEMELVETLYGLAQHFNASLAGFLSFGTHYTVDEAMGNVSPISYNPLVTSSCTDRMSFTQRLANHYEYLVEKAHRHFIHLPAMQKLYDKYFPEAKQTMSEAINSISLVLLGDHFSLSHSRPYLPNMIEVGGMHISHQPEPLPDDIRQFIEDSPDGVIYFSMGSNMKSTDLSQETLDVLVKTFASLKQRVLWKFEDQLPGKPDNVLIKNWYPQSDILAHPNVKLFISHGGQLSITESVYFGKPFLGLPCFFDQFRNVLRAQKLGFGLGLNVKNLK; this is translated from the exons ATGAAGACATATTTGAAGACCCTGGCCTCCAGGGGTCACCAGGTGACAGTGATAAATGCATTTGCAAATACTCCCACACCCAATATACGTTTTATTGAGATACCAAAACTGATTGAGTGTCATGAAG AAATGAAAGTGAATTTCTCCTGGGATAAAATATTACCCAAATTGGTGGTGATTACACTGGAAGACGACGGTGTCCAGGAGCTTCTCAAATCAGGGGAGACTTTCGATCTTGTGCTGGTGGAGATGGAACTGGTGGAAACACTTTATGGGCTTGCCCAGCACTTTAACGCCAGCCTTGCAGGATTCCTCAGCTTCGGAACACACTATACGGTTGACGAGGCTATGGGCAATGTATCGCCGATCAGCTATAATCCCTTGGTGACGTCCTCCTGCACTGATCGGATGAGTTTCACTCAACGTTTGGCCAATCACTACGAATACCTTGTTGAGAAAGCTCATCGGCATTTCATACACCTGCCAGCGATGCAGAAGTTGTACGACAAGTACTTTCCGGAGGCAAAGCAAACCATGAGCGAAGCAATAAACAGCATTTCGTTGGTTCTGCTGGGTGATCACTTCTCCCTGAGCCACTCGCGACCCTATTTGCCCAACATGATCGAGGTCGGCGGAATGCACATCTCCCACCAGCCGGAGCCCCTGCCAGACGATATTAGACAATTTATCGAGGATTCACCCGATGGCGTTATCTACTTCTCCATGGGATCGAATATGAAGAGCACCGATCTTTCCCAGGAAACTCTTGACGTGCTGGTGAAAACGTTTGCTAGTCTCAAACAGCGAGTGCTGTGGAAATTCGAGGATCAATTGCCGGGAAAGCCAGATAATGTCTTGATCAAAAATTGGTATCCACAGTCGGACATCCTGGCCCATCCCAATGTCAAGTTGTTCATTTCCCATGGAGGGCAGCTGAGCATCACGGAGAGTGTGTATTTCGGCAAGCCCTTTTTGGGGCTTCCCTGCTTCTTCGATCAGTTTAGAAATGTGCTTCGAGCCCAGAAATTGGGATTCGGCCTAGGCTTGAATGTGAAAAATCTGAAG
- the Pxt gene encoding chorion peroxidase, which produces MAADASAKLAEILIATQLRESEAAAFSVRQNRFNEDVDDQQTPAPVTTSPRTTKKPEPATSALLKKCQPCVGVKCVPKIQCPAHVRMESHEKPQICDLPAGQLGYCCQTGQNHTAAVRERTVSSFPAILSPAILEEARRNFEHLMHGVAQIPVRRGFPDFAHGLVFHSTANDDLQNFAISNTAIQQVITTQLFGKKEQVPVDDFITNNVPVQFTETPLAQHCQPPPVCRQVSSPYRSLDGTCNNPLPRRSLWGAAGQPMERLLPPAYEDGIWTPRAHSQSDGSPLLGARQISRTLLADVDRPHPRYNLLVMQFGQVLAHDVTQSSSVRLEDGSLVQCCSPQGKAPLSPQESHFACMPIMVEPDDEFFSAFGVRCLNFVRLSLVPSPDCQLGYGKQMSKVTHFVDASPVYGSSEEASRGLRSFRGGRLRMLNDFGRDLLPLTNDKTACPSEEAGKSCFNSGDGRTNQIISLITLQILLAREHNRVADSLNQINPSASDEWLFQEARRIVIAEMQHITYSEFLPIIIGPQQMKRFRLVPLDKGYARDYNIDVNPAITNEFSGAAYRMGHSSVDGKFHIRQEQGHIDEVVNIPDVMFNPSRMRKREFYDDMLRTLYSQPMQQVDSSISQGLSRFLFRGDSPFGLDLAAINIQRGRDQGLRSYNDYLELMGAAKLHSFQQFPSEIGQKLASVYRTPDDIDLWVGGLLEKAVDGGVVGVTFAEIIGDQFARFKQGDRYYYEYDETINPGAFTPAQLQELRKVTLARLICDNSDRLTLHEVPLAAFVRADHPGNQIIGCDDPNLPAVNLNAWRT; this is translated from the exons ATGGCAGCCGATGCCTCGGCGAAGCTGGCCGAA ATTTTAATTGCAACACAATTGCGCGAATCCGAAGCAGCGGCATTTTCCGTGCGCCAAAACCGATTTAACGAAGATGTCGACGACCAGCAGACACCAGCGCCAGTGACCACTTCTCCAAGAACCACAAAGAAACCCGAACCAG CCACCAGCGCTTTGCTGAAAAAATGTCAACCGTGCGTCGGTGTGAAATGCGTACCCAAAATCCAGTGCCCGGCTCATGTTCGCATGGAAAGCCATGAAAAGCCACAGATTTGCGATCTGCCAGCCGGGCAATTGGGCTACTGCTGCCAGACGGGCCAGAACCACACGGCTGCGGTTAGGGAGCGGACAGTCAGCAGCTTTCCCGCCATCCTCTCGCCCGCCATTTTGGAAGAGGCAAGGCGCAATTTCGAGCACCTGATGCACGGAGTGGCGCAGATTCCCGTGCGAAGAGGCTTCCCCGACTTTGCGCACGGCCTGGTCTTCCATTCGACGGCCAACGATGATCTGCAGAACTTTGCCATCTCGAACACTGCCATCCAGCAGGTGATCACAACCCAGCTGTTTGGGAAGAAGGAGCAAGTGCCCGTCGACGATTTCATCACTAACAATGTGCCCGTCCAGTTCACGGAGACGCCGCTGGCCCAGCACTGCCAGCCGCCGCCTGTGTGCCGGCAAGTGAGCTCGCCTTATCGCAGTTTGGATGGCACCTGTAACAATCCTCTGCCGCGGCGATCCCTGTGGGGCGCCGCTGGTCAGCCTATGGAGCGATTGCTGCCCCCCGCCTACGAGGACGGCATTTGGACGCCGCGTGCTCACTCCCAATCCGATGGCAGCCCGCTGCTGGGAGCTCGCCAGATATCCCGCACGCTGCTCGCAGACGTAGATCGTCCGCATCCGAGGTATAATCTTCTAGTGATGCAGTTCGGACAGGTTTTG GCCCATGACGTTACGCAATCATCCTCGGTGCGTCTGGAGGACGGAAGTCTGGTGCAGTGCTGCTCGCCGCAGGGAAAAGCCCCTCTGAGCCCGCAAGAAAGCCACTTTGCCTGCATGCCCATCATGGTTGAGCCGGATGATGAGTTTTTCTCGGCCTTTGGAGTACGTTGCTTGAACTTTGTACGCTTGTCATTGGTGCCCAGTCCCGACTGCCAACTTGGCTATGGCAAGCAGATGAGTAAGGTCACGCATTTTGTGGACGCCTCACCGGTTTATGGATCAAGCGAGGAGGCATCTCGCGGCCTGAGATCCTTCCGAGGCGGCCGTCTGCGAATGCTAAATGATTTTGGAAGGGACCTGTTGCCATTGACCAACGACAAGACTGCATGTCCCAGCGAGGAAGCCGGCAAGTCCTGCTTCAACTCGG GCGATGGAAGGACAAATCAAATCATTTCGCTAATCACACTTCAGATTCTGCTGGCTCGCGAGCACAATCGTGTGGCGGATTCTCTGAACCAGATAAACCCATCGGCCAGCGATGAATGGCTCTTCCAGGAGGCTCGACGCATCGTCATTGCCGAAATGCAGCACATTACGTACAGCGAGTTCCTGCCCATAATCATTGGGCCACAGCAGATGAAACGCTTCCGTTTAGTGCCATTGGATAAGGGCTATGCCCGTGACTACAATATTGATGTGAATCCAGCTATAACCAACGAGTTCTCAGGCGCTGCCTATCGCATGGGTCACTCCAG TGTCGATGGCAAGTTTCACATCCGTCAGGAGCAGGGTCACATCGATGAAGTGGTCAATATACCGGATGTAATGTTCAATCCTTCACGAATGCGCAAACGCGAGTTCTACGATGACATGCTGCGGACTCTCTATAGCCAGCCGATGCAACAGGTCGACAGCTCCATTAGCCAGGGT CTTAGTCGGTTTTTGTTCCGTGGTGATAGTCCCTTTGGCTTGGACCTGGCTGCCATAAATATTCAGCGAGGACGCGACCAAGGTCTGCGCAGCTACAACGATTACCTGGAGTTGATGGGCGCAGCCAAGTTGCATAGCTTTCAGCAGTTTCCCAGTGAG aTTGGCCAGAAGTTGGCTAGCGTTTATCGCACACCCGATGACATTGACTTGTGGGTGGGCGGCCTCCTGGAAAAGGCCGTCGATGGTGGTGTTGTGGGCGTAACCTTTGCCGAGATCATTGGCGACCAGTTTGCGCGTTTCAAGCAGGGTGATCGCTACTATTACGAATACGACGAAACGATTAATCCAGGAGCCTTCACCCCTGCTCAGTTGCAGGAGCTGCGTAAGGTGACGCTGGCCCGCCTGATCTGTGACAATTCCGATCGCCTCACACTGCACGAGGTCCCACTGGCCGCCTTCGTACGAGCCGATCATCCTGG CAATCAAATTATAGGCTGTGATGATCCCAACCTGCCGGCTGTTAACTTGAATGCCTGGCGCACTTag